A region of the Arvicanthis niloticus isolate mArvNil1 unplaced genomic scaffold, mArvNil1.pat.X pat_scaffold_405_arrow_ctg1, whole genome shotgun sequence genome:
TATACATCAAGGATAAGGGATTGTGTAAAGCCATCAGACAGCTAACTTAGGGAGGGCAAAGTATTCAATGCAAGTGTGATAAACTAAATATGTGACAAGAGAAAGACATCATCTATGGCTGTGGACCGGCTGCAGCAGTGAGAATGACAGCTCAGTTTGCTAATCTTAAAGGATGAGACTGCCCACCATAAAGTGTGGAAGAACTGGTCATCTGCCTCTTTTCTTGAGGTAGTGAAGGTCTCTTGTTCTTATATAAGATCTAGTACAAGAAAATCAGCCTGACAAAAAGGGTACAGTAAACCAGACCCAGGTATGATCACTCTACTTTTTAGCCCGTCCCTCTCAACATTAAGTATTTGCATGGCTTTCAGCTAGTCAGCTGTTCCCACAGCTGTTGAGGGTAGACTACTGCGGATGTGACCATCATTACCATCATTGAGCTGTCCCCATTAGCAGCACCAGCTGAGGTCCAGTCCAGTGCACCAAAGGGGCTCCAGCTCTTCAGTGGATGCCTGGAGAAGCTGCAAGGCACCAGCTAGAATCACACAAGTTAATGCCTCATAGGATCTACTGAAAAGTGGATAGAAGGACATAGTGACATGAACTTCTCAACTTCCTTCCTGATTGCAAGCTGTTCTTGGGTGCAGCTTTTATGTGATGTCCTTGGAGACATCCTATACCCTCACAGCTGGCTGATCTTGTAAAGCTTTGCTTATCTCAGTCACTTATgcccttgtattttcttttccttccctgccTAGTCCTGTTTTCTCTAACATACTCACTTCCCTGGGAATGTTTTGTCAACTCATGAGTTGGCGAGATGGCTTACAGGGTAAAGTTAATTGTTGTGCAAGTCAGGCAAGCTCAGTTGGATCCTTGAATCCCACAtgaaggtggagggagagaattaATTACACAAAGTTGCCCTCCAACATCTTCGAAGGCAGGTGCggtggcatgcacacacaagaaaaaaattaaaacggTTCTGATTGatacaaaaaaaatataactttttccCCTATATCTTTAACTGCAGCATGCGCTGCTGCTAGTTGTATAGACAGGAAATAGCACCAATTCATCTTATCGCCTCAGCCAGCTGGTGGCTCCATAAAGAGATCTTCACCCTCATCACAGGAGAGCACCTGCCTAGAGTGGTTCTTAACCACATGTTGATTAAATCCTCTTAAAAGGGCAAtgtgggaaggggaagaaggctGATGTAAGAAGAGATTTAGTAGTCCCTCTCAGCTTCTTCCTGTCCTGCTAGGACTTTACCCTAATCACAAATGAGACTCACTTTGCTGAGGCTATGAAGGGGCATAACATCATCGCCTCACAAGTCTATTGTGACTACAGAAGATGCTCCAAATGTAAAACATCCTGTGTTGCAGAGTTCTGGATGATGTCAGCTACTTGACAGCAAGCAACTAAGTAGTCACTAAATTAAAAGGGGACAGGAAGATGGGCTGGATAGGATCAGGAAAAGTGACCAACATGGAGAAAGATCAATGGTCATAACCATATGAAAGTACTTGGAGCAAGGTCTTGTGAGAGTACAATCATCAGATATCAGGCATGctattttctttcacattttactTAAGCTCTTTATTCACCAATTGATCAAAATTTACTAACTACACATACATGCTGGTTCCTAAGCTAGGAAAAGAGCACAAGGTATGGTCACTGACTTATGGCTAATGGGGAAAACAGAAGTGCAAATTTATCAACATAATACAGTGGAATCTAGGGTTCTGGAGTACATTAGAGGCTTGATAATTTTAGAAGAATTGGTCAAATTTCTATGCAAAGTTGTAAAACTTTACTTTGTTCAGATAAAGGATGTTACATGGGAAAGTTGCTTGAACAGATTCATGTCAAACAgcttcacttctgtcctctgtggatgTCTTTACTGTCACACAAACaactcttcagctccttcactgcTTAGACTTGGAACATCAGAGCAGCAGCTAAGGAAAAAGCCACCAGGAAACTGAAACTCCATAGGGCTTGTCCCAAATCAGAGTTGCAGAGACTAGCAGCTCCCCACATATTCAGCATTGCAAAGCCTGTTAGCATCTTGATTAAGACATCACTTGTGTGATTTCCTTGGGACTAAGTCAGTCCCGCATCTGTCCTCTGAATAAGAGAAATCTTAATAAGCGGGATCTGAACATCAAATGCTTTTTATTAAAACGAAGCTTTATTGCCTCCTCTTGGTTAATACAAAACTCTCAAATGACTATCGTGAAACTGGTTTCTTTTCCTGTGCTATAGTATGTATATGGCCAAAACCATGGACACCCAAAGAAATCCTATATTACCTatttcctgtctgcaaacattcACATTATGACTGGATACatgatttttctttcctattttaatttttagagtaAAAATCATAAAAGGAAGGTAAAGTCGCTTCACAGCAATTTAAGGCATGGTACTGTCTTATGGATAATGGCAAAACCAGAAGTGTGAACTTATCAACATAATACAGTGGAATCTAAGGTTCTATAGTACATTAGAGGCTACATCTCTATGTTATATCGatagtttctaaaataaaaatggtaacaGATGAACCATGGTCTCCAGAGAGAACATTAGAGGTTCAGAGGTCCCAAGGCAGAAAGACTCCAAGCTCATTAAGAGCATTCAAATGAGTTTTGGTCCCTTTCACCTTGATATTCTTTTTCCAATAAATTTCTAGGTTTATGAAAGATGACTCTCAGCATTGGAGAAAAGCTAAGACTTGGGACTGAAAGAAGCAGGGACTGATGGCCCAGCGGCTTCCCTCCtcatgacaaacacacacacacacacacacacacacacacacacacacacacacacgagtgacAGACCATCTCGTGTACTTTCCCTATGTTTGTTCCCCGCCCCCACCACAACCTATTACAATCTCTGCCACCAGACTAGTTGCCAAGAATTATCTTTAAATTTGCAAACCCATACTAAATGcacaaaaataattccatttGATGTCTGTTTAAGGATCTTACAAATATAAGGATCTTCAATATAAATCATTATATGTTTGATGGGACTGGATAGATGCttcggtggttaagagtgcttgttgctcttgtagagcaCCCAGCTTctactcccagcacccacatagggcagcttacaactgtgtaattccagttccaaaggatctgtggccctcttctgacctcctcaagtACTAGACACGTACatgttttacatacatacatatgtgtgtgcgcgtgcgcatgtactgtgtatgtgcacatatatgtgcccatatgtaatatatatatatatatatatatatatatatatatatatatatataaccaaaaGTGAGTGTATTCTTCAACATAATGATAATACTCAGAGATATAAACTGCTGTATAAAACCATCGCTGACAATTTTGCTACAAGCACATAGAAAGGGAGACATAGCCAAGCACTCCCGTTCCTCACTCAACAGTTATCACGCAAGCTCCAGCTgcggttttgtttctgttttatgaacAAAATGAGCAAGTGTTCAAAAATCcactttaattatatttttatgaagtcCAGGAAGAATATCATTGTAATTCATGGTACAAAAAGCAAATGACATCTGAACatgcaataaaaaaaatggattcacaatgaaaataatatatgtcAGTACTAAAATATAGTTACTTGGTTCCCTAAAGGGAAAAGGTTTCttttaattatctatttattcaCTTGGATTATGagaaaataactctttttttttttcttgaatgctTTGGGGAAGTTTCTGTTTATACTACTTTGGGTTTTGAGTCTAAGGTAAGTCTCTTactatctttttgttgttgtcttaagacagggtcttagtatgtagctctggttggcctggagcttcctcagtagatcaggctggcctcaaactcatctgcttctgctgggattaaagttgtgagccaccatacccagctgaaAGTCTCTCATTCTGAAAGCCATTATATTCAATCTTAATGTATGACAGCTAGCTTGGCAACTGGATTCTTGTTACATACAAAGCCATTAGcaaaaatatgtaacaaaattTATTGCAAAACAAACTAACTTGTCCTTATCTACATAAGTTCGTTTTCTTCCTCACAGCCTATTCTAAAGGGgctttgggggctagagagacacTATCTATCTTCATGGAAttcccactttgggtggcctgtGGAAATCATAAAGGGCACAACGTAACcacttaaaacatttcttttaaatggaTTATAAAACTGAATCTGGGCCTCTCAATTCAGAAGGAAAATGTAGCTTCAAATAAAGAATCCATCCCTTTATGGTTTTCAAAGTTTAATCTTAAGTCAGCTCAACACTTAGTGAGTAACGGTGACAGCCTCTGGGACTGTAATCGGAGGACACGGAAAAACATTTCTGTGCAACATATGCACACTGTGACCCAAGCTGCTGAGAAGTTTCACATGAAGGGCATGCACACATTTCATACTGACACAGTTTACAATACCTTGGGGGAAAGTTCATGGGTTCCCGGGAAATGTCACAGAATCTATATACAAATGCATAAGTCAATGGGAGACCAAAATAcaagtttaaaaatacatttggaaATCATTTCAAAGCCCAGTATTATATTTACtgacaataggaaaaaaaaaatctaacatccTATAGAATATCATGTACACCATGAAAATGCAGCTTTATATAATTCAAAgcctcagaagaaaataaatttcgGGTTTATCTTCACTGCTTGGTTCAGTCTGCAGAACTGAATTATCCGAACAAAACTGGTCCATGTAGCCGTAGCGCAGGGCCGTGCATGCCCCCTCTGGGATGCCTCGACCCTCTAGGCCACCAGCTTTCATGTTCCTCAGGTAGCTTGCAATGTACGAGCCCGTGGAGTGACGGTTCATGGCCAGAGCAGGGGCTGGCGGTTTACTTCTAAGGACCACTCCTCCTCTGGTGCTCTGGGTCATAGCTTTTTGCTTGccagcttcctgcttctccttGGCACGGCTAGCAATGTTGCGCACTCTGCTCTGACTTCTAGATGACAACTTTCTGACTAATGCCCTGGGACACTGATTGACATCCTGCTTTGAGTACAGCACTTGACAGCTGTCTTCTTGGTCAAAGGACACCAGCTTCCGGAGCTGTTCGGTTAGGGCATCTAAAGGCTCTAGTGACTTTGTCTTCATAGTCACGTTCTTGTCTCTAATGTCGTTTGTCACAAAACTCCTACTAATACATTGGTACTTGCTTTCAAAATTGCAGGCAATGTCCTCTGATGTTAAGTCCCCCAGGCTTTTGGATTTGCATGGACTTGGCAGTTTCAAAGCAGCCAAAGGAGCATGTGTTGACTGTGAGGGTGTAGGGGCATGCATATCTGGAGCCCTAGGCTGCTGGGACCCACAGATTTGGTTCGTTTTTGCATCTGAACTTGAGAAATGGTTATACACAAAGCCAGCACCCTGATAGGTTAGATGAGAAATACTATGATTTTTGACACCTGGAATATTGTTGAATATTTCAGAAGGGAGGAGCATCTCTTTACAGTAgccattcctcaagcctctctgGATGTGTTCCACCATCTCCTGGCTCTGCTGCAGTTTTAGTGGAGAAACAAGTTGATTCCGAGCTTCTCCTCCGTAGTCACAGGTTGTTAAAGACAGGTTTTCAGATTCTCCATCAATTTCCACAAGACTGCTGTCTGCAGAATTTATATAGAGAATGGGGTCTGCAATTATATCTTCCATGGCCAACTCCATAGAGAGAGCAGGGCTGTTCATCACTTGCCTTTGGTGCTCTTCATGGGTGGGGCTTTTGGGAAACTGACCAGGAGAAGCATCAGGGAACCCATGCATGTTGCCTTCCATGACCCTTGTCTTGGCTTTATCAGAAGGGTCATCACTTGGCTTTGGTGTAGAGATGGGAGAGCCAATCGCTCCACAAGCAACTATGTTATTTGCCAGTTTGGTGGTTTCAGCACTAGAGAGCTTGTTCAGCTCAGGAGATGAGCACAAGAAGGAGGCTTTGTGTTTCCCCTGGGAAAATCCATGCTTTAAGGGTGTTTGGAGGCCCAATGTGATCGGCATAGGGGCACCTCCTGATGTCCCATTGGTGCTAAGGAGATGAGAAACTACAGTAACGTTAGCCGGGTGGTTGCTCTCTTCAAACTGGCCAATCAGTGCTGAGATGGAACTGCCCGACTGGTTCTCACTTGTTAAAGTCACGTCATCAATGAGATTGGAAATTTCAGTGTCCTGTAGAATGGCAGTTGAATGTAAATCAGGGATGTCAGAACAGAGTGCGGAGATGTCGGAGAGAGAAAAGGACGTTGCAGCTCTGCCCTTGGCCCTGCTGCCTTCCAGATTCTCCACTTCCAGAGAACTTTGAGAAAGAACGCTTCCGGACAGCGTGCTTTTCCCTCCCGCGAAGCCCTCGGCCTGTTCATTTTCATCGGTTCTCATTCCATGCAGATCTTGCAGTCCCTTCGTCGCAGGATCAAGCGCCAAATGTTTCCTTGGAGAGAGGAATTTTGGGGGACTGTGATTTTCCTGGCAATCATTTGTCATATTTGGTTTGATCCTCCCACTCTTTGCACCTGATCCTCCACACTGTTCTGGGTTTGATACACTGGTAGTTGGCCCTTGGTTGGCATCTTTGTGGAGGAGTGCACTGGAGGAGGAGGATAACTTTTTGTTGAAATTTGAAAAATGTGGGTCTTTTATAGTTGCTGTCCCCTTTCTTCCGTCATCCTTGTCCTCtgctaaataaagaaaagagcaTTTTAGGTAAAGTGTATCACTTCATGTAGGCCCTGGGACAGTCATGTTTGTCTTGACACAGACAAATGGAGAATGTAAATCTGTTTTACGTTGTGACAGAATATAATTATGGATAAGCAGAAGTTTGCAACACAGTGTCTGTGTGATGGATAAATGGTGAAATATATTTACAGGAACTTCACTGAGCTTCCTTTTGAATGTCTATTACATCAGCTGAGGATGTAATATTCATTGTCCAGATAATGTCAATGAGTTACTATGCTTTCAAGGTGAGGATTACCTTACGCTGCTTCCTATTCAGATCTGTACTACACAGAAGCATggcaacaaaaacagaacaagacaGCTCTGTTAAACAATGTACTATGATACCTGTAAACAAGACACTAGCAGCTTTCAAAGTTACACATGTATTAGCAACAAGCAAACCACAAAGGATaggattttaaaaagacatttttgaaaactgTTTAACCAATTAATTAGTTTGGAAAGTACGATATGTGCACAAAACTAGTCATATCTATTGGCTTAAAGTAAAGGGAAAACAAGTCATCAATTCCAAATCAGTACTGATATTTAATACTCTCTTGATAATACTCTTTACTTCCGTACAAAACTACATGTTGcatcctttccccattcccctccaagGTGGGAGTGAGATGTTAAATAAGACAAACTGCAAAAGCATACAGTTCACAGTGATCTAGAATACTCCATCCCTTTGGGTGTGCACTGAGACAATGCTCAGTGGTCAATTATTTTTATCTGGTTATTTGTCCTTTAACTCTTCCAAAGTCATACAATTTTATTCATCATCTAAGAAAATTAAGTTTCCCAAACTGTAAACCATTAAATATTCCATGACATCATTTTCAGAAGCAGCTACTTTTGTAGAGACAGACTATTTAGAGCTTtgcattctgattttttttttctcaattgctTTTTTTCTGTAATGTATCTGGGATCAGTGCAATGATTGCGTATCATTCCATATTTGCTGTAAGTTTAATGCATGTGATTAGTCCTTATAGCTTTTTAAATGTAGGAAAgaagcattttctttctcctgcttcttaGCTCTTCCTCTAGGCTTAGCATCTTCTGCAGCTAGAAGACTAGTTAGTATAGACCTCTACTGAATTTCACTTTCCTGacggcttttaaaaataaatttaaagccacatatatcctttcttctctgtcattACACTTAGcaaaatttcaaatattgtcccaCTGCTATATGGCACTCCAGGGCCATGCAAACTAGGAAAATTTCAAGCTTGGTTTCTCCTCTTCTAATAAAGTATTCAAGAATTTCTTTTCTCACTAGAACACCTTACAATAAGAACCAATACAAGCAAAAGAGCATTTATGGAAAAACAAGTCGCTGAAGTTAGATTGTTTGGATAAAGACTAATTTTGCTAAAATGCAAAAACAAGGTATCACATTCTATGTGTTTGAGATAATTCTAGAGACAGTCAATAGGCAGTTTTGGACTAGGAAAAGgagtcaaagaaacaaagagctcTTTTTCACTTTGTAAAGTGGTCATTGCTCATCATCAAGTTGCTCAGATGAGTCCACCATACTCCAAGTTAAGGAAAAAGATGGCTCCTAATTCCTACACTTGTAAAGCCTACAAGCAAGCAGTGGTCTTGGGCATGCCTCCTCCCCTGACACCATCCAGAACAGGGTGCCTCAACCACACcctaagaggagaaaaaaaatccaagtaggACAGGTGATGACTGGCTTTAAACAGTGTCCGTTCAACATAAACATTTCAACCACAAATGCTTTTAATAGTGACAGGTAATGCAGCTGCATTCAATGCCAGAAAAGCCCATTCAACTCTGAAGACAAACTCAGTATGATATCTCTTTAGAGCCCTTGTTCTTGTTCTAAATATGATACCGCTCAGAAAAATAACACTATTTATATTTTGTAGGTTCCCCCTCCCTCTCAGATTAGTGTGCTCTAGGCTATTCTATCTGGTGTTCTTTCCCACAGAGAGAAATGGTAAGGCCATTTTTTACTCTCTTACCCAAAGATTAAAATCTTCCCACATagaattattaattttttcagatattttaattgCAGAATGATAGCACTGTCATAATGGAAAcaggggacaaaaaaaaaatgcagcttaGAGAAACTGAAAGCACCTTACCCAGATGGTTTTCTTTTCCATCTGTGTCTTTTGCTGCTTCAGATATGGGCAGTGACAAAGCCCCCAGAAGGCTCTTGTCAACGGGCATAGACACAGGGCGCACTTGCAGGCTCCGTGTGGTCCTCCTGAGGACACCATCTTGATCTCTTGCAGCCTCAGAGACAGAATCTTTTATCTCAACCATTTCTTGGAAGCCCACTTTgctcttcttcctgcctttggCTGGAGCGCTGGCTGTACGCCGCAGAATTCTATCTCCAATTGATCGCTTCCGAATATAATGTGAGTTGTTTTCTGAAGAACTGTGCCTGGGATTCTTATTGAACAGCCCTTTCAGGCCTTGGAGCTGTCTGttctgagaacacaaaaggaccAACCACAAGTTAAGAACATGTCATcataagaaaattttgtttttgaaatgaccGCTCCATGACGAATGAACATGAGGTGAAACTATATAACCATTGATTGAAGGATGTTCAAAATAAGAAAGCAGCTCACAGTGggtccatacatgcacacatctcATCAGCTTTATTATAGGAGGAAGGCAGTCTTTCAATTTCATGGCCAACCTTTCCAGAATGCTCCTACCCAGAGATAAGATGGTAGAGAAGTTTCTATGGGTAACAAACGGATAGGACTTCAGCAGCTTGAAGCAACAAATGTGTGTTTCACGGGAAGCAGAGGGTGGGGAGATGTGAGGAGGCATGCTACcgcattcatttaaaaagaacacGCTATTGAGAGTGCAGGGCCATGCTGAGAAACTACCTTTGTAGCTCCTAGAAAGTGCAATATGGTATAACTGGGGTTGAGGATTAAAGGACTCCACTgcaggggagaaaagaaaaacacaagagaaCACAGTTTGGGCTCATTCAAATAGGCTGTACcagtaaacaaaacaacaacaaaaaatgtgtgtacctgtataaacccttcctccagcttcttataattttcttttctgttcattcCTTGTTCAACCTGACACCATCACTTTATGGTCTGAGCATTCCAACCCGTACATACGTTGAACATGATAAATGACTCAAAATTGGTCATTTATTTaggaatgaaacaaaaattatatagaatatttgtattttatttctgagcTAGGTTTTAAAGAAACCCTTCTTTTCTGCCACACTGATGAGAGTTAGAGACATTGTATAGTTATACTGGACTTCCCAGAACCCAGGCGTTATCTTTGAATCATTTACATATGTCTCTATTTAGGTTAACAGAAGGAGCCCAACAAGCTGTGTGAATAAGAACTCAAGTGTGTAAGGCTTTACCTTCAGCATACTCAGAAATAGAAACCATTTGTTCCCTTGTGCCGACTGATAGGAGGCTAAACCTACACTCCCAGCTCAAGCCCCAGTGGGTGGTCCCAGTGATACTGAAATTAGCCAAAGCTACATTTATTTACTCCATGCCAGGCAACTTTCAGAGAGTAACAAACTTATTTATGAGGCAGATACTATTTTTACCTCACAGTTACACATGGAGAGTGAATTCAGAGAGAACGCCAATACTCTGGAGAAGCTCAAGGCATCACAGACCATGGTAGCAAGTAACATGGGACAATCTGGGCACTGTCCCATTCTACAGTCCGTCCAAGCCACACCTAGTCCTGATCATCCATAGCAGGGCCTGAGTCCCCATCACTTGGCATGACCAGAGGACCTCCCCGCTGGTGTGCAAAGCACCATCCCCCTCTAGGCAGAATTAGACACCTGTTTGTGATATTGTGTCTCTTTTCCTTCCAATTTTACTTTTCctatctccttctccccctctctccccacatcccttcttcctttcatccTAACCCCCCTTTCTAtgtctctcctcttttcctccctcaatTTCTTCTGTAGGTACATTTAAATCTATTCACACTTTATTACTGGTTTTCAATTTTTACTTGTTCCACATGAATGCTTCCCGCCTAGACATGGCTAGGATCATAGCTAGATTAACATAGGCCATTCA
Encoded here:
- the LOC117702056 gene encoding 1-phosphatidylinositol 4,5-bisphosphate phosphodiesterase eta-1-like, which gives rise to LLFLAVDCWDGPDGEPVVHHGYTLTSKILFRDVVETINKHAFVKNEFPVILSIENHCSIQQQRKIAQYLKGIFQDKLDLSSVDTGECRQLPSPQSLKGKILVKGKKLPYHLGDDAEEGEVSDEDSADEIEDECKLKLHYSNGTTEHQVESFIRKKLESLLKESQIRDKEDPDSFTVRALLKATHEGLNAHLKQNLDVKESGKKSHGRSLMANFGKHKQKTTKSRSKSYSTDDEEDILQNPGKEGGQLYRLGRRRRTMKLCRELSDLVVYTNSVAAQDIVDDGTTGNVLSFSETRAHQVVQQKSEQFMIYNQKQLTRIYPSAYRIDSSNFNPLPYWNAGCQLVALNYQSEGRMMQINRAKFKANGNCGYILKPQQMCKGTFNPFSGDPLPANPKKQLILKVISGQQLPKPPDSMFGDRGEIIDPFVEVEIIGLPVDCCKDQTRVVDDNGFNPVWEETLTFTVHMPEIALVRFLVWDHDPIGRDFVGQRTVTFSSLVPGYRHVYLEGLTEASIFVHITINEIFGKWSPLILNPSYTILHFLGATKNRQLQGLKGLFNKNPRHSSSENNSHYIRKRSIGDRILRRTASAPAKGRKKSKVGFQEMVEIKDSVSEAARDQDGVLRRTTRSLQVRPVSMPVDKSLLGALSLPISEAAKDTDGKENHLAEDKDDGRKGTATIKDPHFSNFNKKLSSSSSALLHKDANQGPTTSVSNPEQCGGSGAKSGRIKPNMTNDCQENHSPPKFLSPRKHLALDPATKGLQDLHGMRTDENEQAEGFAGGKSTLSGSVLSQSSLEVENLEGSRAKGRAATSFSLSDISALCSDIPDLHSTAILQDTEISNLIDDVTLTSENQSGSSISALIGQFEESNHPANVTVVSHLLSTNGTSGGAPMPITLGLQTPLKHGFSQGKHKASFLCSSPELNKLSSAETTKLANNIVACGAIGSPISTPKPSDDPSDKAKTRVMEGNMHGFPDASPGQFPKSPTHEEHQRQVMNSPALSMELAMEDIIADPILYINSADSSLVEIDGESENLSLTTCDYGGEARNQLVSPLKLQQSQEMVEHIQRGLRNGYCKEMLLPSEIFNNIPGVKNHSISHLTYQGAGFVYNHFSSSDAKTNQICGSQQPRAPDMHAPTPSQSTHAPLAALKLPSPCKSKSLGDLTSEDIACNFESKYQCISRSFVTNDIRDKNVTMKTKSLEPLDALTEQLRKLVSFDQEDSCQVLYSKQDVNQCPRALVRKLSSRSQSRVRNIASRAKEKQEAGKQKAMTQSTRGGVVLRSKPPAPALAMNRHSTGSYIASYLRNMKAGGLEGRGIPEGACTALRYGYMDQFCSDNSVLQTEPSSEDKPEIYFLLRL